A segment of the Sphingopyxis sp. OAS728 genome:
GCGAGACACTCGAAAATATCGCCAAGGCGGCGATCGCGCAGTTCGACGATGTCGAGGTCGTGCGCCACTTCTGGCCGATGGTCCGATCGGAATCGCATCTCGACCGCATCATGGCCGAGGTGCAGGCGAGCCCCGGCATGATCCTCTTCACGCTCGTGAACGGCGAGTTGCGCGTCAGCCTCGAACGCCGCGCGACCGCGCTCAATCTGCCCACCGTTGCTGCGCTCGACGCGGTAACCGACGCTTTGTCGCGAATGCTCGGGCAGGAAGCCAAGGCGCGTCCCGGCCGGCAACATGCGCTTGACGCCGCTTATTTCGCGCGCGTCGACGCGATCCAGTTCACCGTCGCGCACGACGACGGCATCGGATGGGAAAATTGGGAACAGGCCGACATCGTCTTGGCGGGCGTGTCGCGCACCTCGAAGACCCCGACAAGTATCTATCTCGCGAACCGCGGCTTCAAGACCGCGAATATCCCGATCGTCCCCGAATCGCCGCCGCCGAACGCGCTGTTCAACCTGAAGCGCCCGATGGTCGTCGGGCTGACGACGGGGCTCGACCGGCTGGTTCAGGTGCGCCGCAACCGCCTGCTGTCGCTGAATCAAGCACCCGAGACGAGCTATGTCGACGACGAGCGGGTGAAGGCCGAACTCGCTTATGCGCGGCGGATGTTCGCCGACAATGGCTGGCCGGTGATCGATGTTACGCGCCGATCGATCGAGGAAACCGCCGCCGCGGTGATCAAGCTCGTCGAGGATCGCAGCCCGGCATGACCTTGCTTCTCGCCTCGCAAAGCAGCGGTCGTGCCGCGATGCTTCGCGCCGCCGGACTGACCTTCGAAACCAGCGCCGCGCACGTCGACGAGGAAGCACTGACCGCCTCATTGCTCGCCGCCGGCCAGACGCCGCGCAACATCGCCGACGCGCTTGCCGAGGCGAAGGCGGTCAAAATCTCGTCGCGCCTTCCCGGTGTCACCGTGATCGGCGCTGACTCTACCCTCGCGCTCGACGACGGCACGATGCTCGCAAAGCCTGAAAGCCCCGAAGACGCTGCTGACCATCTCCGCCGCATGGCAGGTGCGCGCCATCGCCTGTTCAGCGCCGCGGTCGCCGCACGCGACGGCGCACCCGTGTGGCGCGCGATCGGCGAGGCAAAGCTCTGGATGCGCCCCTTGTCGGACGCCTTCATCGCCGACTATGTCGCGCGCGAATGGGACAGCATCCGCTGGACCGTCGGCTGTTACGAAATCGAAGGAGCGGGCGTGCAATTGTTCGAACGGGTCGAGGGCGACCCCTGGACCATCATCGGCATGCCGATGCTTCCCCTGCTCGCGTGGCTGCGCACCACCGGATTGGCGCCGCAATGAGCACGCCATACGCAGAAGTGATCGGCGATCCGATCGCGCAATCGAAATCGCCGCTGATCCATGGCTTCTGGCTCGAAGCGCTCGGGCTCGCCGGCGATTACCGCCGCGCGCATGTGAAGCCCGACGACCTTGCCGCCTATATCGCCGAACGCCGCGGCGATCCCGACTGGCGCGGATGCAACGTCACCATGCCGCACAAGGCGGCGGTGATGGATCTTGTCGAAGATCCCGGCGACATCCGCGGCACGATCGGCGCAATGAACACGGTCGTCCGGCAGCAGGACGGATCGCTGATCGGCACCAATACCGACGCCGCGGGCTTCTACTCGCCGCTCGCCGAACTCGATCTCGAGGGTGCGCCGGTTGCGGTCGTCGGCGCCGGCGGTGCCGCGCGCGCGGTGCTGTTCGCGCTCGCCCGCGCCCATGTCGGCCCTGTCACGATCCTCAACCGCAGCCCGCTGAAGGCGATGGGACTGCTCGCGACCTTCGGGCTCAAGGGCGATGTCGTGGCGCTCGACGCCCAGCTCCCGCCGGTATCGCTGCTCGTCAATTCGAGCAGCCTCGGCATGAAGAGCCAACCGCCGCTCGATCTCGACCTGTCGCCGCTCCCGGGCGATGCGATCGTCTACGACCTCGTCTATTCGCCGCTGCAGACGGGCCTCCTCAAGGCGGCCGAAGCACGCGGGCTCGACACCGTCGACGGGCTCGACATGCTGATCGGCCAGGCCGCGCTGGCTTTCGAACTCTTCTTCGGCAAATCCCCGCCTGAAGGCCGCGACGAGGAGCTGCGCGCGCTGCTGACGGCATGACGCATCACAAGCGCCTTGGTTCGCGGCTCCGCCGCCCCTTCATCCTCGGACTCACCGGATCGATCGGCATGGGGAAATCGACCGCCGCGGCGATGTTTGTCCGCGAAGGCGTCCCCGTGTTCGACGCCGATGCCGAGGTGCACCGGCTGCAGGGCCCCGGCGGCGCGCTCGTCGCGGCGATCGAGGCGCGCTTTCCCGGCACGACCGGCGCGAAGGGGGTCGACCGCAAGAAACTCGGGGCGCTCGTGCTCGGCAACACGCACGAACTCGCCGCGCTCGAGGCGATCGTCCATCCCGCGGTCGGCAAGGCGCAGAAACGTTTTCTCGCGCGCCACCGCGCCCGCGACGTCGTCGTGCTCGATATCCCCTTGCTCTTCGAAAAGGGCGGTTGGCGAAAGGTCGGCGCGATCGCCGTCGTCTCGGCGCCGGCCTGGATGCAGCGCAAGCGGGTGATGCGCCGTCCAGGCATGACCGCAGCGAAATTGAAAGCGATCCGCCGCCTGCAGGTTCCCGATCGCGTCAAGCGGTCGCGCGCTAACTTCATCATCGAAACGGGGCGCCCCAAAAGCGAGACGCACCGCCAGATTCGATTCATCGCCTCTTGTTTCCGCGCCCGATAGGGTCCAGATTAAGGCCTCGATGCGCGAGATTATTTTCGATACCGAAACCACGGGTTTCGATCCCAAGAGCGGGGACAGGCTGGTCGAAATCGGGTGTGTCGAGCTGGTCGACCGCCGCGAGACCGGCGTCACCTTTCACGCCTATTTCAACCCCGAACGCGACATGCCTGCCGCTGCGGAAGCCGTGCATGGGCTGTCGATCCAGTTCCTGTCGGACAAGCCGCTCTTTGCGACTCGCGTCGACGAACTCATCGAATTTCTGGGCGACGCACCGCTCGTCGCGCACAATGCCGCCTTCGACTTCGGTTTCGTCAATGCCGAGCTCGCGCGTGCCGGCCGGCCGGCGCTCGACATGGCGCGCATGTGCTGCACCGTGCAAATGGCGCGCAAGCTGCATCCCGGCGCGAAACACAGCCTCGACGCGCTCTGCACGCGCTACGGAATCGACCGCAGCCACCGCGTCAAGCATGGCGCGCTGCTCGACGCCGAACTGCTCGCGCATCTCTATATCGAAATGACGGGCGGCCGGCAGATCGGCCTTGGGCTTGCAGCATCTGCCGGCGCATCGGAAACGATGGTCGTCTCGGCCCCCGCCGCCCGCGGCCCCGACCGTCCCTTTCGCGAACCCCGTCCCCATATGGCGTCGGCTGCCGAACTCGCGCGCCACGCCGAATTTGTCGCAGGGCTGAACCAGCCGCTGTGGCTCGATACGGTGTGATGACACTCCCTTAAAGTCATCGCGCCGGCCAAGAAGGAGAAGAAAAATGGAAATCCGCGTCTCTGGCCACCAGATCGAAACCGGCGAAGCGCTGCAGTCGCACGTATCGGATCGGATGAACGCGATTGCCGACAAATATTTCTCCCGCGCGATCGGGGCGCACGCGACCTTTGGCAAAGGGCCGCACGACAGCTTCCAATGCGACATCGTCGCGCATGTGATGCAAGGGCTGGTGCTGAAGGGGCACGGCCAGGCGCAGGACGCGCATGTCGCGTTCGAAGGCGCCGCCGAGCGGATCGAAAAACAGCTCAGGCGCTACATGCGGCGATTGAAGGATCGTAACAACGGCCCCGCCGAACCTTCGCCGACGGTCGACGAGATCGAGGATAACGCCAGCTATATCGTTTTCGACGGCGGCGGCGACGATGAGGATGCGGGCGATGCGCCTGCGATCATTGCCGAAACGCGTGTCGATATCCCGAGCAGCAGCGTGTCCGACGCGGTGATGATGCTCGACCTTCGCAACACCAACGCGCTGCTTTTCGTCAACAGCAAGACCGGCACGCACAACATGGTCTATCGCCGCGACGACGGGACGATCGGATGGGTCGAACCACGATAGGGCTGGATTTTCTCCGCCATCCGGCTTAAGGGCCGCGCCCAACGATGCCCACAGCTGGGATGGCGGGGGGCCTGCCACGACAGATCCGCGATCGCCTGCCAGCAGCTAAGTGTCTGGCGGCGGCCGGCGTTTAACAAGATTTGACCGAGCAATGAATCTTTCTTCTCTTCTTTATCCGGCGACCGTGCGCGCGCATGTGCAGCTCGATTCGAAAAAGGCGCTCTTCCCTTTCGTGGGCGATCTCGCCAGCCGTTCGCTCGGCCTCGATGCCGGCGAAGTCAGCGAAGCCCTGCTCGAACGCGAACGCCTCGGCTCGACCGGGTTCGGTCGTGGTATCGCGCTGCCGCATGCCAAGATGGCCGATCTCGGCGGCGTCCGCGGGCTGTTCCTGCAACTCGCCAAGCCGATCGACTTCAACGCGGTCGACGGCCTGCCGGTCGACCTGCTTTTCATCCTGCTGTCGCCGCTCGACGCGGGTGCCGATCATCTGAAGGCGCTCGCGGGCGTGTCGCGCATGCTGCGCAACGACGCGATTGCCGAGCGGCTGCGCGGCGCGAAGAGCGACGAAGCGCTGTATGCGATGCTCGCCGACACCGAAACGCGTGACGCGGCATAACGCGGCGCCGCGAGTCGCCCTGTGGCGCGGCTGAAGAGCCGCTTCCTCGTCGATCTGCTGCTTCGACGCACCGAGGCGGCGGGCGGATTCGCCACCGTGCTCGCCAAAGGCGATGACACTTCGGGAATCATCCTCGTCCAATGTAGCGAGCGCGGTGAAGCGGGGCCGCTGCTCGAACGCCGTTTTTCCATGGATGGCCACTATATCTGGGAAGCGGTTGGTCCAACCGACGCAAAAGATAGTGAATCGCGCACCAACTATCAGGAGCGGCGGCGAAAGGCCGATCCCGATCTGTGGCTGATTGAACTGGATATCGCAGATGCGCCACAACTCGTCGCGGAGTGGGCTGCGTTAACTTGACTCTGTTGCGGCGCACAATAACTGGCGCCCATTCGATAACGCGTAGGTCGATCCGCGGGTTGCACTGCCCATGCAACGCACCCGACAAAACGGTTTGGACACGCAGTCGGACGATGACCGCAGGCGGCGATACAGGACCATAGTCCCCCGCCTGGTTTGAGAGGTTCGGTTCATCGGCCGCACTTTTGACGGACACTATGAGTCGCATTTTGAACGTAGCCGGCATGGCTGCCGTCGGCATGACTGCCGCCTCCATGCTGCTTCTGGCGGAACCGGGCTTTGCAAGCGATCTTGCGGCCGACGCCAATCTCCCTGCGATCATCCTGCCGGGCGCCGACGCGCCGGCCGCGGATGAAGCGGCGGACCCGCCGACCGATGCCGAACTGCCGGTCGAAGATGACAAGAAAATTGAAAGCGAATCCGCTCCCGAGCCGAAACCGGCCCCGGTGACCGCCGATTCGCTCGCCGAACTCGTCGCCGCGACGCCCAAGCCCGCCGACATCGATCCCGAACTGCGCTGCCTCGCCGGCGCGGTCTATTTCGAATCGCGCGGCGAATCGCTTCCGGGTCAGCTCGCGGTCGCGCATGTCGTGATCAACCGCGCCCAGTCGGGCCGATTCCCCAAGAGCCTGTGCGGCGTCGTCCACCAGAAGAGCCAGTTCAGCTTTGTCCGCGGTGGCAAGATGCCTGCCGTCCGCAACGCCGCGCAGTGGAACAACGCCGTCGCGATCGCGCAGATCGCCCGCGACGGCAGCTGGAAGAACCACGCCCCCGGCGCGCTCTTCTTCCACGCCCGCTATGTCTCGCCGGGTTGGCGCAAGACGCGCATCGCGCAGATCGACAACCACATCTTCTATCGGTGATCCGATGAACGGGATGCAGAGGCATCCCGTTCATTGCCAAGCCATATTTGCTGGCGCATGATGGCGGGATGACGCGTCAAATTTCCGTCGCCCTGCTCTCGGCAGCGGCGCTCGCCCTCGGTGGCTGCGCCACTGCGGTTCCCCCGGTTGAAGTCACGCGCTTCCACGCCAGCGCGCCCGCGGGCTGGGCGCCGGGCACGCGCTACACCGTCGACACCGCCCCGCTCGGTAACGCTGGGGCGATGATCGACGCGCCCTCGCTCGAATGGAACAGCTACCGCACCGCGGTCGAACAGCAATTGCAGCGGCAGGGACTCGTCGCGGCGTCCGACGGCGTGCGCGCGCCCTTGAAGGTGCGCATCGGTTTCGAACGCATGAACCGCGAAGATGTTGGTCGGCGCTCGCCCGTCTCGGTCGGGGTCGGCGGTTCGACCGGCAGCTACGGATCGGGAGTCGGGCTCGGTATCGGCGTCAATCTTGGCGGCGGTCCGAAACGGATGGCCGATCTTCAGCTCGCGGTGCGCATCGACGATGCGGCGAGCGGCCAAGCCCTGTGGGAAGGCCGCGCCGTGACCGTGGTCCCGGTGAAGGCACCCGCCAGCCAGCCCAGCCTCGCGGCGGCGAAATTGGCAGACGCGCTATTCAAGGACTTCCCCGGGGAATCGGGACGCACTATCAGCGTCAAATGACCATCACCATCAACGCCGCTTTCGACAGCGGCAATATCGTCGTGGATGCCGTCGACGGCACGTCCGCCCGCCTGTCGATCCGCAAGGACCGCGACTCGGACTTTTTCCAGTGGTTCCATTTTCGCGTGTCGTGCAGCGTCGGCGATGCGCTCGACCTCGCGATCACGGGGCTCGCCGACTCGGCCTATCCCGACGGCTGGCCGGGCTATGCCGCTTGCGCGAGCACCGATCGCGAAACCTGGTTCCGCCTCGATACAAATTATGATGCCGGCACGCTGACGATCCAGCACACCGCCGAAAGCCCGATCCTCTACATCGCCTATTTCGCGCCTTACTCGATGGAGCGTCATCACGACCTCGTCGCTCAGATCGCCGAATGTGAAGGCGTCACTTATCGCTGCCTCGGCACCAGCCTCGAAGGCCAGTCGATCGATTGCCTCGAACTCGGCACGGGCGAGACGCAGGTCTGGCTCTATGCGCGCCAGCACCCCGGCGAGAGCATGGCCGAATGGTGGATGGAAGGCGCGCTCGAAAAGCTCGTCGATCCGGCCGACCCGCACGCGCGTTCGTTGCGCCAGAAATGCCGCTTCCATATCGTCCCGAACATGAATCCCGACGGTTCGTGCCGCGGCCACCTGCGCACCAATTTCGCGGGCGTGAACCTCAACCGCGAGTGGGACAATCCGACCGCTGAACGCAGCCCCGAAGTGCTCGCTGTGCGCAATGCGATGGACGCGACCGGCGTCGACTGGGCGATGGACGTCCACGGTGACGAAGCGATCCCCGCGGTCTTCCTCGCGGGCTTCGAGGGAATCCCGTCGCTGAAGGCGGAGCAGACCGAAAAATATAAGGCGTTCGAAGCTGCGCTTGCCGCGAACACGCCCGATTTCCAGGTCGACCTTGGTTACGCCGAATCGGCGCCGGGGCAAGCAAATCTGTCGATGTCGACGACGCAGCTTGCCGAGCGTTTCGGCGCGGTGTCGATGACGCTCGAAATGCCCTTCAAGGACAATCGCGACCTGCCCGATCCCGTTGCCGGCTGGTCGCCCGAACGCTCGAAGCTGCTCGCGCACGCGTGCCTCGCGACGCTGGACCAGCTGCTCTGATGCGAAAGGTGGACGCCTGGCGGATCGTCGAGGATGATTTGTCGGGCGTCGCCATCCGCGCGCTGCTCGAAGTGCATTTCGCGGGCATGCTGGCGAACTCGCCGGCCGAAAGCTGTCACTTCCTAGATTTCGACGGGCTGCGCGCCGACGGCGTGACCTTCTGGTCGATTCACCGCGGCGACGAGCTTGCGGGGTGCGGCGCGCTCAAGATGCTGGGTAGCGCGCACGGCGAGATCAAATCGATGCGCACCGCGGAGGGCTTCCTGCGGCAGGGTGTCGCCGCGCATATGCTCGACCATATCATCGACGTCGCGCGCGAACGGGGGCTCGAACGCCTCAGCCTCGAAACCGGTTCGAGCGGGGCGTTCGAACCCGCGATCGCATTATACCAGCGCTACGGTTTCACCGAGTGCGAGCCTTTCGCCGACTATAAACCCGACCCATTCAGCCGCTTCATGACGCGCGCGCTCTAGAAACGAAAACGGGGCCCGGAAGGGACTCCGGACCCCGCAAATTCGTTCAATCTTTAAGCTCGCTTTACGCGGCCTTCTTGTCCGCATCGAACAAGGTCGGCTGCGTGCCGCCGATCGCAATCTTGTGCGGCTTCATCGCCTCGGGCACCTCGCGCACGAGGTCGATCGCGAGCAGGCCGTCCGACAGGTCGGCCTTTTCCACCCGCACGAAGTCGGCGAGCTGGAAACGGCGCTCGAACGCGCGCGTCGCGATGCCGCTATAGAGGAGCTGGCGCCCCTCGCCTTCGGCGACCGGGGCCTTGCGGCCGCTGACGGTCAGCATATTCTGCTGCGCGGTGATGTCGATCTCGTCGGACTTGAAGCCGGCGACCGCGACGGTGATGCGGAAATGGTCGTCGGCGACCTTTTCGATGTCGAAGGGCGGATAATTTTCGGCCCCCGAACCGCCGGTTTCGAGGAAATCGAACAGGCGGTCGAAACCGACGGTCGAACGGCGATAGGGGGTCCAGTCGAAACTGTTACGCATGGATCTTTCTTCCTTTTACAAAGCGAAGTCAGGGACCGCGGCGGCCGCCGCGATCGCCACCCGGCCCCGTGTCGGCGGCCGGATGAAAACAATCTGGTAGCCCTCGAAACCATTTCAAGAGGGCGGTTGGCGTTCGGCGAAAAGCCGCGCTAAAGGGCGGCGACTCTCTTCCAGCGCAAGGATCCGAAATGCCCCAGCTCATCCTCATCCGTCACGGCCAGTCGCAGTGGAATCTCGAAAACCGCTTCACCGGCTGGTGGGATGTCGATGTCACCCAAAAGGGCGTCGCCGAAGCGGTCGCCGCGGGCGAATTGATGAAGGCGAAGGGCATCGCGCCCGACACCTGCTTCACTTCGGTCCAGTCGCGCGCGATCAAGACGCTGAACCTCGCGCTCGAGGCGATGGGCCGCCTCTGGCTCCCCGTCACGAAGGACTGGCGCCTCAACGAGCGTCATTATGGCGGGCTCACCGGGCTCGACAAGGCCGAGACCGCGGCCAAGCATGGCGATGATCAGGTCAAGATCTGGCGTCGCAGCTTCGACATCCCGCCGCCGCCGCTCGAAGCGGGCTCGCCGTGGGACCTGTCGACCGATCCGCGCTACGCCGGCATCGCCATCCCGTCGGCCGAAAGCCTGAAGGATACGATCGAGCGCGTGCTGCCCTATTATGAAACCGCAATCGTCCCCGAACTCGCGGCGGGCAAGACGGTGCTGATCTCGGCGCATGGCAACAGCCTGCGCGCTCTCGTCAAGCATCTCTCGGGCATTTCGGACGCCGACATTACCGGGCTCGAAATCCCGACCGGCCAGCCGATCGTCTATGAGCTGAACGACGATCTGACGGCGCGCGAGCGCTATTATCTGAGCGAGAAGTAAGACCGTGTACCCCGGCGAAAGCCGGGGCCCATGGCTACGCGATACCTAAAGCGTCCCCGTCACCGTCAGCTGGAAAAACCGCCCGAACTTGCGCAGCCTCCGCTCGCTGAACGCCAGCGGCCCGTCGCGCCGGTCGACGAACACCGTCCGGTCGAACCCGTCCTTCATCCCGGCAAGGTTGCGGTACGACAGCTTCACGGTGAAGCCCGCGACATCCTTATGCTCGATGAACGCGGTGACGAAGGGGCCGCCGGTATATTCCTTCTCGATCGCGCCGAGCCGGACATTCGGGCTGTAGCGTTCATCGAAATAGCCAGCGCCCCATGCGAGGTCGGTCTTGGGAATATCGTGGCGAAGGCTGAGGTCGACGACATATTCCTGCCCCTCGCTCTGGTCGCGCCACGCGCCGGTCAGCGGATCGCGCACGCGGTTGCGGCGCCAGGTAATGTCGCTGTTGATCCGCGCGCCCTTCCACCCCAGCCGGTCGAGCAGCAAGGTCGCCTTCGAACTGATGCGATAGAGATGCGACGGCGGCAAATTGCCGCGCCCTTCGGTCGTCGGGGACAGCGGCACCTGATCGACCAGATCCTCGGCATAGGCGTAAGCGAAGGCGACCGACGCATTGCCCCACGCGCCCATGTCCTGCACGAATTCCAGTTCGCTACGATTGACGATCGGCGGCACCAGCTTACCGTTGCCGCCATTGCCCTGCCCGTTCGCGACGTCGACCGAGCTCGCGAAATCGAAAAAGTCGAGCTGGTCGACGCGGCGCTGGAGGAACCAGTTGATCGTCGTCCTGCCGCGAACCTTCCACGCCAGCGCGACCTTGCCCTTCGGCCGGACGAAGCGGCGCGTCAGCCCGTCCGGACCCGACGAGGTCAGCTCGCTATATTCGGCCCCCAGATTGACCTGTGCGGTCAGATTGGACGCGAGCGCACGGCCCCAGGTCAGCGACGCCTCGCCACGCTTTTCCTCGACCCTGGTCCGCTCGCCGCCGAAGGTGACGGGCAGGAAACTGCCATCGGCCTGCAAGGTCGCGAACTCGGAATCGACGTCGAGCGTGTTGTACGCGCCCTCGAGTGCGACCTGCCAGTCGGTACCGCCGCCGGTGCGCCAGCTATATTCGCCGCGCAGGATCGACTCGCCCTCGTCGGCACTCTGCTTGAATCGCTCGCCGGTGCGCCCGCCGATCTCGCGGTCGACGATGAAGCTGTCGACGAAGGGGCTGTGCTCGAACCGGTACAGGGTGATCAGCTTCAGCCGGCCCTTGCCCAGCCCCAGCTCATAATCGCCGCCGATGTCGAAATTATACTCGTCCTCGGTGAAGCGGAACGCCTCGCGCACCGTGCCGGCGCCGGGCTGAACCGAGGTTCCGTCCACCCGCTCGTCGAGCTTGACCAGCTGACCGCCCAGATTGAAATTCCATTTGTTGCCGTTCGCGGTGGTGCGCGCGAGCGCCGCCGACAGGCGCGGCTGGTCGGCGTTGTAGCGGCCGAACTCGTCGCGGACGAACAACAGCTCGCCATTGCTGTCGAACCGCTGTTCGGGACCCCAATGTCCCTGACGCCGCGCCTCATTCTTCAGGCTCAGTGTCACAGTCGTGCCGCCAAGCTTGCCCGTCGCCGAAATCTCGCCGTTCAGCCAGTTCTTGTCGAGCCGCGGGCGCCATTCGGGTTGCCAGCGGATCGTCGTCTTATACCCGCCGCTCCCCGCGCCCGCGACGAGCACAACGTTGGCGACCTGCCCGGTCAGCCCCGGCACATTCAGCCCCGCGCCGTCGACGATGTCGATATAGGCGACCTCGGCGGCGGTGATCCGAGCCAGCGCGGTGC
Coding sequences within it:
- a CDS encoding TonB-dependent receptor, with amino-acid sequence MSAVFHGSSLAILALLSVAPAAAQEPTGDAPPAIPVPVNGAERYTPADFTRFAPRTALDMVEKVPGFLIVTGTNGGERGLGAATENVLINGERIANKSTDARTALARITAAEVAYIDIVDGAGLNVPGLTGQVANVVLVAGAGSGGYKTTIRWQPEWRPRLDKNWLNGEISATGKLGGTTVTLSLKNEARRQGHWGPEQRFDSNGELLFVRDEFGRYNADQPRLSAALARTTANGNKWNFNLGGQLVKLDERVDGTSVQPGAGTVREAFRFTEDEYNFDIGGDYELGLGKGRLKLITLYRFEHSPFVDSFIVDREIGGRTGERFKQSADEGESILRGEYSWRTGGGTDWQVALEGAYNTLDVDSEFATLQADGSFLPVTFGGERTRVEEKRGEASLTWGRALASNLTAQVNLGAEYSELTSSGPDGLTRRFVRPKGKVALAWKVRGRTTINWFLQRRVDQLDFFDFASSVDVANGQGNGGNGKLVPPIVNRSELEFVQDMGAWGNASVAFAYAYAEDLVDQVPLSPTTEGRGNLPPSHLYRISSKATLLLDRLGWKGARINSDITWRRNRVRDPLTGAWRDQSEGQEYVVDLSLRHDIPKTDLAWGAGYFDERYSPNVRLGAIEKEYTGGPFVTAFIEHKDVAGFTVKLSYRNLAGMKDGFDRTVFVDRRDGPLAFSERRLRKFGRFFQLTVTGTL